The following proteins come from a genomic window of Pelmatolapia mariae isolate MD_Pm_ZW linkage group LG17, Pm_UMD_F_2, whole genome shotgun sequence:
- the LOC134647146 gene encoding uncharacterized protein LOC134647146, with amino-acid sequence MDFLSIEPDRSNTKDVLVITDHFTKYAVAVPTPNQRARTVAKCLWDNFIVHYGFPEKLLSDQGPDFESKTIKELCELTGMKKVRTTPYHPRGNPVERFNRTLLQMLGTLDRSDKLHWRDFVKPLVHAYNCTKSDVTGFSPYELMFGRQPRLPIDLIFRLPTNATKQTHSQYVGNLKSRLEESYRIATSNAQKNAGRNKARFDRRVVESTLQTGDRVLVRNVKLRGKHKLADKWEEDVYIVLKRAGEMPVYTVKPEGKDGPVRTLHRDLLLPCGFLSAAAEPETVKTHPNRRPRTRQCSVVESEDEIPSDLDDVPDWTFRPLITSKPDVYVPVHETHKLSQPPCVVRLSAEPEVPTVSLPPDPPATESLVVEEGEGVIQDVPEHDNLPERDNSPESNILPGLDSAKGLPQSSELQQSEEAPPDDETSSDAACDEGLSDVNRPVTEQPEPVMIQNNGFQDDEPSLPLRRSNRMHAKPKRLHYVKLGNPLITVVNSLFQGLSEALTSSLNGFEDPTSNYVGKVKAV; translated from the coding sequence ATGGACTTTTTATCAATAGAGCCAGATCGCTCAAACACAAAAGATGTATTGGTCATAACTGACCATTTTACAAAGTATGCAGTAGCAGTGCCAACTCCAAATCAACGAGCACGGACTGTAGCAAAGTGTCTCTGGGACAACTTCATTGTCCATTATGGTTTTCCCGAAAAGCTTCTTAGTGATCAGGGTCCTGACTTTGAATCAAAGACCATTAAGGAACTCTGTGAACTTACTGGCATGAAGAAAGTGCGTACAACCCCTTACCACCCTAGAGGGAATCCGGTTGAGAGATTCAACCGCACTCTTCTCCAGATGCTTGGGACACTGGATCGGTCAGATAAACTCCACTGGAGAGACTTCGTCAAACCTCTGGTACATGCTTATAATTGTACGAAGAGTGACGTGACTGGATTTTCCCCCTATGAATTGATGTTTGGGAGGCAACCAAGACTGCCCATCGACCTTATCTTTAGGTTGCCCACTAATGCTACTAAGCAGACTCATTCCCAGTACGTCGGTAATCTAAAATCTCGTTTGGAAGAAAGTTACCGGATTGCCACCAGTAATGCACAAAAGAATGCAGGTCGCAACAAAGCCAGATTTGACCGACGAGTTGTTGAATCAACATTGCAGACCGGAGACAGAGTTCTTGTACGAAATGTGAAGCTGCGTGGAAAACATAAGCTGGCAGATAAGTGGGAAGAGGATGTTTACATTGTCCTTAAGCGAGCTGGAGAAATGCCGGTCTACACAGTTAAACCTGAGGGTAAAGATGGACCTGTGCGGACTCTACATCGTGACTTGCTTCTCCCATGTGGATTTCTGTCAGCAGCTGCAGAACCCGAGACAGTCAAAACCCATCCAAACAGGAGACCCAGAACAAGGCAGTGTTCCGTTGTTGAGAGCGAAGATGAAATTCCCTCTGATCTGGACGATGTACCTGATTGGACGTTTCGCCCTCTCATTACATCAAAGCCCGACGTATATGTCCCAGTTCATGAAACTCACAAGTTGAGTCAACCTCCTTGTGTGGTCAGGTTATCAGCAGAACCAGAGGTGCCTACAGTTTCACTTCCACCTGATCCTCCTGCCACTGAATCCCTTGTAGTAGAGGAAGGTGAAGGAGTGATTCAGGATGTACCTGAACATGACAACTTACCTGAACGTGACAACTCACCTGAATCAAATATATTGCCTGGGCTTGACTCAGCCAAAGGACTTCCTCAAAGTTCAGAATTGCAGCAGTCTGAGGAAGCACCTCCAGATGATGAGACAAGCTCTGATGCAGCATGTGATGAAGGATTGAGTGATGTGAACAGACCTGTTACCGAACAGCCTGAACCTGTGATGATCCAAAATAACGGATTTCAAGATGATGAGCCATCTCTTCCTCTTCGTCGTTCTAACAGAATGCATGCAAAGCCCAAGAGATTGCATTATGTAAAACTTGGGAATCCCCTGATAACGGTGGTGAATTCTCTTTTCCAAGGCCTTAGTGAGGCATTGACTAGCTCTTTAAATGGATTTGAGGATCCAACTAGCAATTATGTTGGAAAGGTAAAAGCAGTGTAA